Within Haematobia irritans isolate KBUSLIRL chromosome 2, ASM5000362v1, whole genome shotgun sequence, the genomic segment CCTTGCTTGTGAAGAGAAACCTTTTTGATTTTGTATTCAGTTCTAACTGTGTGCATTGATTTGAATACTGTTGGACAATTTCATTGTCTTGTTGGTGGTTGTTATTTTGTGTATCTGGTGTGAGTGGTTGTGCAAAATTAACCGCTGGCCTTAGTGGTGGCCATGGAAAGTGGTGTGGAGGAGAAGGCTGGGCCTTCTAAGTCCATGATTGTTTGTCATATTGATACTGACAAAAAATGTGACAATAAAAAGAAACTGACGAAACCTATAAAAGGCAGAAATGTTAGACCTGCGattattaataattgtgaagTAGCTGAAACGGGGGTTGACGAGGCTATGAATGTTGATGTGATTGTTAATGATGGTGATGGTGGTATTGCGGCGAAAAATGCGAGACCGCGAGAAGAAATGGTGGTACATGAAAGCAAAAAAAGAAGAGTGAATGATTCGTTGGTGAGATATTCGAATAATCATAAAGGTGAGCCACACGTATTGGTAGACACCTCTGAGGTAGATAATGGTactaacaaaaaagttaaaaatggtctctattttgtacagaaaataagAGACATTAAGTCTGACGAGTTTGACAAGATCAAGAAGATCGATGCAATTGGTGTTACGTTATATAAATTAACGTTTGAGGATGTTGAATCAGCCaataaatttttagacaatGAAGAGTTGAGGAAAAGAAAGTTGAGGGCCTTTGTCCCCAGAAACTTTGTTGAAACTTTCGGTGTCATTAGAAATGTGCCTTTATGCTATAGTGAACAAGAGATTTTAGAAAATGCAACTTCAAGTATCAATATTACTTCTGTTAAACGTTTTACCAGGCGCGATGAAAAAGAGGTGGGTGTTTTTCATCCAACTGAAACAGTCAAAATTGGCTTTGCGGGTGATGATCACCCTAGTTGGATAGTGTTTGAAAAGTCTGTTCTGGTTGTCAGCACATACTATCCTGCTATCAGACAGTGTTACAACTGTGGTCGCTTGGGCCATACTAAACTGGGTTGTCGGTCGAAGAAACGATGTATAAAATGTGGTGCTGATAGTGAAGTCTGCAATGGCCAATGTGGTGGTAAAAAATGCATTCTGTGTAAGGCTGAAGGCCATCTTGCTAGTGACAAGGAAATTTGTCCGAGCTGGATAAAAGAAATAGAAACCAACAAGATTATGACGCGTAAAAAGATGTCAAAACGTGAGGTACTTCAGAAATACAACAACCAAAATCGTTTTGATCTTTTAGCTGATGATGACAGTTTTCCGGAATTATCTAATGGAAGGAATAGAAAGAAGACTGCCCCAGTGAGGGAGGATATGAGAGACAGAGAtgttaatcaaattttaaccccATACACTTATAGCTCTGTGGCTAAGAGGCAGAGAAAAGAATATGTTCATCGCACCGGTGTGCAAACTCATCCGAGGATGTTTCCGGAAACGCAGCCCTCATCGCCTGTTTATATGACAAGTGAGCTGAGAGTCAGTGAACTCGAGAAAGTCACCAGTGAGATGCTGGCTTTCATGATGGACTTTTTCAAGATGTCTGGTAACACTGTTGCTATAGATGCTGCTAATCATTTTAATTCGCGCCTGGTAAAATGTGGTTTGGTGCCTCAATCTTCTAATTCTAGTCTTTTatctaattcttcattttatggTAAAGATACTACAGTATAATGTGCAGTCGTTTACAAAAAACAAGAATTATCTAGAATTTTATGCGAATAACTACAACTTTGACATTTTAGTGCTGtctgaaattttttctgaaaacagagataatagaaatagaatgattAATTTCAATCTTGTTCAGAAATTCAGACCTGATGGCTATGGGGGTGTAGCCATTGCTCTgaggaaatatataaaattttccagaatcgTATTTGAAACTGAATTTGACATAATAATTGTCAAAACCAGTAATCttcatacaaattttacaattgCGTCGGTTTACTTCCCTCCGTCTATGCCATTGTATATTCTGGCTGGTGAAGTAGGAAGACTATGCAATTTTTTAGATAGACATGAGAATGTTATTCTGATGGGAGACTTCAATGCTCGTAACACTGTTTGGGGAGATAATATCTCCAATAGAAAAGGGAAAGAACTGGAAACCATTTTTAGCTACTCTAGATTAAAATGCATCAATTCCAATAACATCACTTTCAGAAGGAATGACGAGTCTGATGGTTCGGTGCTCGATCTCACTTTCATTAGTACATGTTTGGAGGGAACATGGACTGTGAGCGACTGTTATCTTGGTGGCAGCAGACACTTTCCCATTACGGTTGTCATAGATTCAAGGAAAAAATCAAAGATGAAATTTCTATCCAAAAATAAACTTCTGATGTCGCTTTCGAAGTTGGAGCTTGAGCCGGATTTGGATAGTATACAAAAGTCTATGAAAGATGAAGTTGAGTATGCCTCATATGTTGTTCCAGATGGACGTAGCCCAAAGTTTTGGTGGAGTGAGGAACTCAAGGTTGGGTTTCGCAGGCAGTGGGCGGCTGCTAAGAAAGCCAGGCTTTTTCCCTCGTATAACAATCTTGAAGATGCTAGAAAAGCGACTGAGCACTGGAAGAATATGGTGGCTGAGGCCAAGAAAAAGTGTTATCTTGCCAAACTAGATGAAATCAACAAGTCTCCCAACACTAAAAATGCCTGGAAGTTTATTAATAACATCCGTGGAAGAAATAATCCTACTAGATCTATTTGGAATGATGAAAATAATGCTGTATACTTGGAGCACCTTAAAAATCAAGTTACTGGTGAGAATGTGATTATTGATTTTCCTTTGGTTAATCACTTCATTGAACCATTTGATTTTGAAGAGTTTATTTTGTGTCTATCTGGAAAAAGGTCTCAGTCGGCTGGAGGACATGATGGAATAACGTATAATATGATTAAATCTCTCTCGGGCATTTCCAAACGCGCTTTGTTAACAGCTATGAACAATGCTTTTTTGACTAACACCATTCGAGATGATTGgagaattataaaaattgtgcCTATACCAAAACCGAAAAAGAATCATAATGACCCTAAAAACTTTCGGCCAATATCATTGATATCGGTGTTTCTaaaatgtattaatttaatGGTGAAAGAAAGAATCTCAGTACACTTTGACAGTGTGGATATTATACCCAGAAGATCATTTGCATACAAAAAGAATTCTTCCACAAGTACATGTATTAATGAACTCTTGCATAGAGTTGCCTTGCTTAAGGCCAACAACTTCAAGGTTGTTATTCTGTCTCTTGATATATGTGATGCTtataattgtgtcaagattgatATGCTACAGAGAAAACTCATCCTTTCAGGTTTGGATACTGCGTACTGTAACTGGATCATTAATTTTCTCTCTCACAGAATACTGAAGTTGAGTAATTCGGAGGTGTCTGTGTACAATGGGTTGCCACAAGGTAGTTGTCTGTCGCCACTGCTGTTTAACTTATACACTGCCAGTCTTCATACCCTTGAGGATGGCAATACAACTATTTTTCAATATGCAGATGACTTCATCATAATGTCGTATCACCGTGATTTTGCTGAGGCTAGATCGAACCTTATTGACAAGGTAAGAGAATTCATGGACACCTGTAGAAATCTTAATTTATCCTTTAATCCATCCAAATCGAACACAAtgtattttgctaaaaatggttttaaaaatattgatatggTTATCGATGGTACTAGAGTTGAGCAGAcgaaaaaactgcgatttctaggcAGAATTGTCACGAATTCCTTGTCGATAAAGGACCATTATGATTCTATTTCAAAGGAGACGCAGAATTGTGTAAACATGCTTAAGTGCCTCACTTCTATTCGAGGGGGTTTGCATCCCAATGTTGCGTTGAATGTGTATAAAAGCATTGTTAGATCAAAGATAGAATATGTGAGAACCACAGCGGCAGATGCCCCGAAGAGTATTAATAAAAGAGTGGAAAGATTACAGACTGACATGTTAAGGAGAAGTCTAGGTGTTGCCAGATCTTCCCCCACACATATTGTTTATGCATTGGCTCATGAACTCCCCCCAGAGTTTAGAGCAGTGTACCTGACAGCGAAAGAACTCATTAAGGTGCAATCCAGAGATAAGGTGCTGTATGATCTAGTGTCTGATAATCCAAAAGTCAACTCCAGCTACAGTTACGTATATTAtgaatttcctcaaatttttgATAGTATTGAGCACATTTCTAACTCCTTGACATCTAGAAAAGTTACTGTCAGACTCAACCTATTGCCTAATGGGAAGAATAACTATCCCATAGATATATTAAAGTCCATCTACCTCAGCGAAATTGatggctataaaaattttaattttactatttttgctacTGATGCTTCTGTTTCTACTAACTCTATTGGCTGTGGTATTGTCAATGTATCCACAAATCAACGATTTCTTTTCAGAATTGGTTTTGCTGCCTCATCCACTTTTGGGGAACTATGGGCATTAGTCAAGGCTCTGGAGATTGCCATTGAACATGAAGATGACAAGTGTGTACTGTTCACGGATAGCCTTGCTGCATGCAAGATTATTGCCAGTGAAAACACCAACAACTACATTGCCGCTACATTTCATCAAAAACTTCAAGATTCTAACATCAATAAATGCCATATTGTCTGGATTCCTGGTCATAGAGGACTGAACATAAATGAGTTAGCAGATGAAACAGCCAAACTTGCTGCAGAGTGTGGGGCACCCCTTAACCCTAAACTCACTCCTGAAGAAGGCCTAAACAAAATCCGAACAGCTCTATGGAATAATTGGAATTtagaattcaagaaaatttctctCTGCAAAAGCATCAAAGCCAGCAAATTATTTGAAGATGTTAGAATAAAGCCGTGGTTTTCGAAGTATATGTTCAACCCCCAAGAAACCAAAATCATCAATCGATTGCACACAGCCCGTACGTATGACAAaccttttcttttaaaaattggagcTATCAGCTCAGATGTCTGCAACGAATGTTTGGATGCGGAATCAACAcatcatacaatttttgattgTACAAAATTCGATGCTCTAAgactgaaatacaatttaactaATCGTTTTACTGATGTTTATGACATCCTGGCTACAAAGGACATAGATTTATATAAATCTCTcgttaattttattattgaaacTAACGTTTCAATTTAATTACTTGATTGAATCAACAAGACTGATATGGAAttcatctgtgatattttatggCTTACGCCTAATCGATTTAAACTAACAACAAACCTAACCTGTGATATTTATAAGCCTGATACATTTATGCCGTCGTCACATTTACAATAATAATTGACTAATTGACTATCATTTATATTTTGAATAACTGATCCTAAACTTTTGTCATGGCGAAACATATGCACTATTTATACCACTCACACCTGATAATTAGAGTCTACTCATATCGGGTTCGATAGCTTCTAATCGGGGCTTTTTTGGCTCAACGAAAGTGTTCATTTGTTTATTTCCGGTGTAGTTTGGGTCTACATCGATCGGTGTATATAACCTGGCCTTTTAATGTCGAAGAGACATTGCCATTAATTaatcaaaacccaaaaaaaaaaaaaaaaaaaaaaaaaataatttattgttgtacatagtgcttttattaaaaaagttaaatacttttcaatttaaaaaaatagactttttgaaaaggtcgaagtcaattttagttgacatcaacacaaaattttcattcgattttctgtgattgaaatggtatctaatcccacactgaaaaaaagcattcacggctccaaagattttgtctttacgctTATGATTTTGGGatcgattccgagccaaagaaacagggaatagaatacaagtgaaaactattttatgtttcaagtaaaaaacgactttaaaacGACTTCCTATTTTTAAAAGCTTTTAGTTTtaaagtcaagatacaaaacgtcaacaatgtttaattaattttgaatattttttcaggagtattaaagccattttgactttagtaaaacgaaatttttcattttaggatacctaattttatgtcgaatcacttaactataaggacaaaccgacttcattgaaaagtttatagacttttggataaggaaaaaattttatttcagagaaatacgtcttctatgctaaacaaaattcgcattcgtattttaagcacatgaaatctttggcctcccggcaatatttttatatttattattgaatatgtgatagatttttaaatactagaaaaaatttataaattttaccaaatttatgaaaatggaccaaaatgggccaaattccgtttggtccgaccatcggaccaattttaaaaattagaaatcttttggaccaattttggtccgatcggaccaaaacggcaacgctgctcGCGATCCAAAATGCTCTCGCGTTTAGAACTGTTACTCACAAAAACTTAAAATCAGTTTTTGACCCCAAGGTAGTATTTTAGGgcctttactttttattttatttattaatgacATAGGTAAATGTTTTCGTTTTGCTAAGTATTTGATCTACGCAGATGATATTAAGATATTTTTGAATGTATCATGTTTAGAGGACACGTTACTGCTTCAGGATGACTTGAATAGGCTTGTTGTTTGGTGTAGTGAGAATCATTTGCCGTTGAATGTTGAGAAGTGTTATTTTCTTCCTTATTGTCGGGGTAATATGCGCGTTTCTTCGAATTATTGCATTCATGATCAGTCTTCGAAAGTGATTGATAGGATCTTAGATCTAGGTGTTTATTTTGATAGTAAGCTAAATTTCAAATCCCATATTGATTATATCTTGCCTAAGGCATATTCTACTTTTGCATTTATTAAAAGGAATAGTAAGGATTTCATCAGTCCATATACcctcaagattttatatactTCGTTTGTCAGATCAAAGTTGGAATATGCGTCAAAATTAGTACATTTTTAAGTAGAACATTTTAGAAGTATATATACAAATTAGAAATTAGCGAGTCTGTAAGGATTATATTGTGAATTATCCAaagactgaataaataaatatagatgCGAATAAGGTATAAAAATGGTAAGTCGCCGTTAAATACAGGGTATACTTGGCGAACCTGATTAAAAACGTGTGTTTCAAATCGTGAGCGTTATTATTTGGAAGCGAATTGAGCGTGAGTATTTTCGTGAGCGAACAGATTATTTTCGCATTTGAAGAAGATTTAATATTAACAACACGCATAATCCACTGCGACCATCAGCgtgatttgtttaggtttttatTACATAGAAGAAGATTTAATattaacaaaacattttgaaagaTTCGGTTTCGGCCGAGTTTCGCCCAACGTCATTTCGGTTCGGTCACTAAAATCTACTTCGATCGAGATCTCACATTTCTAAATTTTCGGTATACCCACATTTCTAACTTTTAGTAGTATTaataatattagaaaaataGATTCGCGCAGTCATATCGAAcaatagtttttatttggaaagcTCCAGAACAATTATTGAATGTATGGTGTTTACTGAGAGTTTCTTTACACTTTGAAACGAAGAAAAAATCTAACATCAGTAAGGAGTCTCCAGACACCCCAAGTCTGATTGAATCGAactcaattgaaaaataaaattaaaaatagaaattatgaaaataattgaaGTATTTATTAGTCGACTTTTGTGCCCCAAACGTTGACACCTTAGCGCCGATATGCATTGCAAAGGCATAGAATGCAAACCCACCTATTTTATTGAGTTGATTTTCTCGATTTCGTTAACTGTGAATCTATCGAATAtctattaattataaattaaatctggtttaaatttgtattaatattgtattgtattaatattaatatataattGAATACGATTATTATATGGACATCAGAGAAAAGAAACAGTACACCGATACCTTCCGGTGAACTGGGTATTTACTTGCATTTGCAGTGAAAATGTTACTTCTTAGTTCCGATGTGAGTGACAACAACGGGGTAGGAAACCACCCTTTACAAAATACTTCGTGTTGCCCCAGATTTCTTTCTTTCTCTCTATCTGTCTATcaactgatgacatttctgagtgtttcaaagcttctctaagagcttccactgcaatgtgaaacgccgttcggactcggctataaaaaggaggtccctgttattgagcttaacatagaaacgGGCAGCAGACagtgatatgagagaagttcatcactgtggtatcacaatggacgaaGCCTGCAatgtcgggctgccactatacctgacTTAACCCAATCTTATATTTATACTGCTGCGTATAGTACATTGAGTTAGAAAACAGATATAACTTTGATTGTTTCTGGCGAGCTGGAATTCGCCAATAGTGAAGTTATGTCAGGTTGCGGTTAAAAGTGCACGTTCAGTTTTAGATTAGTGGGGGATTGTTGAATGAACTCGTTATATTTAATATGCATGGCCGAGACAAATAGTGTGTATTAGATTAACTTTTTAaccttatattttttttcaaattttgaattaatataatcggaaaaatttcattttatagacaTCTGGTGAGATGCGCCATCTAAGACTGAATACAACTTAACAACCATTGCCTACAGAGGAATCTTTAAAAGCACGTTtaaatctaataaattttaagCTTATTTGCTTCTTGTAACCACCGACAGGCGTACGAAATTACTTCGTTTTATAGGAATTGACGTTTGGTTGTAGCAAATAATGTCACGATCAAAGGATAAGGTCGTATCTTCACTGCGAAAGATTTTTAAGAGCAATAACGTTTCCAAGGATGAAAACCCTGAAGAGAAGAAAAATATAGACGCCGACGCAACAGCTAAAAAACCAGCCCCATTTCCCGAATCTCCAGGAAAACGAATGCGTCGTATGGATAAAAAGTAATATGTTTTGTTATTGCAATGCAACACTGTTTAAACCTCCATGATATTTCAGAATTAAGCCAATGCCAATGAATCCTACACCGGATTTTAGTGTACGGGCTCGCAGACTCATGAAAGAATACAAGGAAATTCAAAAGGTTCAGAGTTCCAGAAACGATTCTGTTTTTACAGTAAGTgaacttaatttaaaataagcAATATTGAACGTGGTGCAAtgcttagcatgcccgcctatcATACATAGggttgtgggttcaatcccagtttggaCCAAAAtaccataaagtttttttttgtggattatcccctctcagtaatgtaaTACCATTTATTACTTACAATAATAGGAAAAATAAGTCtgacttttggtcatatctaacATATAATGTAATGCTTTTATTTATTGAAACTCTCCCCAAAAGtgttatttatttgatttgcaTGCTAAATTTGTATTAAAACGAAACAATAAAACATTCCTCGCATCGGTATAGCTAAAGATACCATTGTGTAATTCTTAGAATTAAATGTTGTTGTTCCCAATTTAATCTTTACTTACCTTATTAACAGGTGGAACTAATTAATGATAACCTCTACGAATGGTATGCTTGTTTACATACCGTTGACCCGGACTCTAAGTTGGCAAAAGATATGGTAGAACTTAATGTACCATTCATATTGTTGCATTTGACATTTCCCGATAACTTCCCATTTGCCCCACCGTTTATGCGCGTTGTAGAACCGCATATAGAAAAAGGATATGTAATGGATGGCGGAGCTATTTGCATGGAACTTTTAACACCACGTGGATGGGCCAGTGCATATACAGTGGAAGCCTTGCTTATGCAGTTTGCAGCTAGCCTGGTAAAAGGACAAGGCCGCATTATGCGAAAAACCAAAAATACAAAGGAATTCAGCAGGTTCGTACAAAATCACTGATATTTAAAACAGCATATTTTAcgtgtattttgtttttagacgCAGAGCTGAAGAAGCTTTTCGTTCACTGGTAAAAACCCATGAAAAATACGGCTGGGTAACTCCATCATTATCCGATGGATAAATAATTTGAATTAATAAGGTTATGATTCATATACCAATGCTTTATGCGtgtaaacttttttctttatgtCGCATAGGTTTTCACCCCAAATTTGTCCAATTCATTTCTTTATATTGTCATAGCTGTTTGAACattctttttatatttataaacctGTTTCCTTCGATATAACCCTGTCATTTATCAACATCACGTGGCAATTCCACTAAGATCGCGTTCTTTCTCTCCCAGCCTAATGGCAAAGTTATTGAAGTTGAGTAGGAAATATTTTGTGCTTCCAGGCTGAGGCTGTGCGAAGCCTCCATATAGTACTGTTTTATCTAAACTCTCGCATTCacaaatatatatctatatttgTAAGCTTTTAATATAAGTAACATAATTTATATGACAGGTATTGGAATACCTCAACTTTCAATCAAAAGTTTCTTTTTCTCCATTTAGTGTGATATTAATGGAATATGTCTAtgaattccaaacaaaaaaaaaaaacaaagtgtgGATTGATTTGCTTCCCACAACTTGTTGAATCTCATATACCAAAAATATTAGTATATTAAGCGCCCTCCATGTCTTAGGTACATATATGTAAGTcatttagataaaattaaaaatcaaatgaaaaatcaaaattgctcACATTGCTTAGCCCACTCATTTTAGGATTGTCATGGGGCAATTATTTAAGGAACAATACCATTGCAGAAGTCCCTGAGATGGTTATTTCACATATAGCagtattttaatttaagtttccACATTCATCAAACCAAAGAacgaatgaaattgaaattttgttttcatttactcAGCATACCTTTTTAAATATCCACACTCATACGATTGCCAACATGACCAACAATTTGACACATTAACGTTGGAGTCTAATCAACTTATTCCAATGACCCTTACTAACGTTTGCGACCTTTTATAAGTATGAATATTCTGGAATTTACTGCAATTgcattttatgcaattttttattattaaaaaatacgaTAAAATTTACTCTTTCGAATAAAAAGTGAAGCCAGATTAATCAATAGCTGTTGAACTCACGTGGTTATATAATCATACTtagtcaaatatttaaaataaagaagaaatttcGAGAGAACATTTTGCGGATGTGGTTTCGACTCACGTAAATAATTTAAAGAGTGTAAGGTAGTACTTAAGGTATCTTTTTCTTTATTCTTACTGGAgtctttattttttgtgattaaagttttagttttgcaatagaaaaattgaaatgtaaaatatttattaatttactaTATATGTTATGCAGATTCCatgtgaaataaaactttttgtaaTAGAATAAAATGTGTGAAGTTTCAAACGAGTGTCTCCGATTACCTTCTCTCGTTCTGtagagaaatataggaaaaggtttgtatttaaattccgatttaatctttatttttacttgggctttttggtcaatttgttttttattttttagtaaataaaacaaattgttttcattGTATTTTTCTCGACCTTTCGCTGCCGTGAATTTTCAGCTTCTTCATCAGGAGAGTGTTTATTTGGATTTTCTGGAGATAATCTCAAAGGAATGGAATAAATTCTGTGGACTTTTGACAAATGtcttgtttctgtatgtcgaataaaagctttctttcgtatttcaaacgaaagaaaattgattttggtttctctaTGTCGAAAAGCAAGTCActtcaaattttgttgtcgAATTGGAAACGGACGTATATCATAGGTGTCAAGGaaagagtaaaaaaaaatgtatggtaattttttaagaaaatacgatATAAGTCCTCTTGCAAGAAGTCCTAGCCTGAGTTTCGTAGAACTTGTGAGTATATCATAATCATTTTTTGATGTCATTTTTTGGCGATGcgtttttttgtgtgatttttttaaccttttttggTATGATTTTTTGAACCGTTTTttaatgtgaatttttttttcgatgcgttttttttgtgtgattttgtTTGAACCGTTTCtttaatgtgatttttttcgATGCGTCAATCTAAGATATAATATCGTCTTCTCTTGTTGTTTGCACCGATTGTTATACaatcatttttttcatttttatgagTGTAAAGTATGTTCTCCTTTTTTGTTAGTATCGTGAGAGtacataatttttagttttcatcGTATGTCCTGAGATATATTTCattcccccaaaaaaatttatcattttttttataaaatctttgATTAAAATAAGAAATTCAATTATTTGCTAACAATATCGTTGTTCCGAGAATTTGCAGCTAGCCTGGTAAAAGGACAAGGCCGCATTATGCGAAAAACCAAAAATACAAAGGAATTCAGCAGGTTCGTACAAAATCACTGATATTTAAAACAGCATATTTTAcgtgtattttgtttttagacgCAGAGCTGAAGAAGCTTTTCGTTCACTGGTAAAAACCCATGAAAAATACGGCTGGGTAACTCCATCATTATCCGATGGATAAATAATTT encodes:
- the LOC142227433 gene encoding uncharacterized protein LOC142227433 isoform X1; this translates as MKFLSKNKLLMSLSKLELEPDLDSIQKSMKDEVEYASYVVPDGRSPKFWWSEELKVGFRRQWAAAKKARLFPSYNNLEDARKATEHWKNMVAEAKKKCYLAKLDEINKSPNTKNAWKFINNIRGRNNPTRSIWNDENNAVYLEHLKNQVTGENVIIDFPLVNHFIEPFDFEEFILCLSGKRSQSAGGHDGITYNMIKSLSGISKRALLTAMNNAFLTNTIRDDWRIIKIVPIPKPKKNHNDPKNFRPISLISVFLKCINLMVKERISVHFDSVDIIPRRSFAYKKNSSTSTCINELLHRVALLKANNFKVVILSLDICDAYNCVKIDMLQRKLILSGLDTAYCNWIINFLSHRILKLSNSEVSVYNGLPQGSCLSPLLFNLYTASLHTLEDGNTTIFQYADDFIIMSYHRDFAEARSNLIDKVREFMDTCRNLNLSFNPSKSNTMYFAKNGFKNIDMVIDGTRVEQTKKLRFLGRIVTNSLSIKDHYDSISKETQNCVNMLKCLTSIRGGLHPNVALNVYKSIVRSKIEYVRTTAADAPKSINKRVERLQTDMLRRSLGVARSSPTHIVYALAHELPPEFRAVYLTAKELIKVQSRDKVLYDLVSDNPKVNSSYSYVYYEFPQIFDSIEHISNSLTSRKVTVRLNLLPNGKNNYPIDILKSIYLSEIDGYKNFNFTIFATDASVSTNSIGCGIVNVSTNQRFLFRIGFAASSTFGELWALVKALEIAIEHEDDKCVLFTDSLAACKIIASENTNNYIAATFHQKLQDSNINKCHIVWIPGHRGLNINELADETAKLAAECGAPLNPKLTPEEGLNKIRTALWNNWNLEFKKISLCKSIKASKLFEDVRIKPWFSKYMFNPQETKIINRLHTARTYDKPFLLKIGAISSDVCNECLDAESTHHTIFDCTKFDALRLKYNLTNRFTDVYDILATKDIDLYKSLVNFIIETNVSI
- the LOC142227433 gene encoding uncharacterized protein LOC142227433 isoform X2 is translated as MINFNLVQKFRPDGYGGVAIALRKYIKFSRIVFETEFDIIIVKTSNLHTNFTIASVYFPPSMPLYILAGEVGRLCNFLDRHENVILMGDFNARNTVWGDNISNRKGKELETIFSYSRLKCINSNNITFRRNDESDGSVLDLTFISTCLEGTWTVSDCYLGGSRHFPITVVIDSRKKSKMKFLSKNKLLMSLSKLELEPDLDSIQKSMKDEVEYASYVVPDGRSPKFWWSEELKVGFRRQWAAAKKARLFPSYNNLEDARKATEHWKNMVAEAKKKCYLAKLDEINKSPNTKNAWKFINNIRGRNNPTRSIWNDENNAVYLEHLKNQVTGLDTAYCNWIINFLSHRILKLSNSEVSVYNGLPQGSCLSPLLFNLYTASLHTLEDGNTTIFQYADDFIIMSYHRDFAEARSNLIDKVREFMDTCRNLNLSFNPSKSNTMYFAKNGFKNIDMVIDGTRVEQTKKLRFLGRIVTNSLSIKDHYDSISKETQNCVNMLKCLTSIRGGLHPNVALNVYKSIVRSKIEYVRTTAADAPKSINKRVERLQTDMLRRSLGVARSSPTHIVYALAHELPPEFRAVYLTAKELIKVQSRDKVLYDLVSDNPKVNSSYSYVYYEFPQIFDSIEHISNSLTSRKVTVRLNLLPNGKNNYPIDILKSIYLSEIDGYKNFNFTIFATDASVSTNSIGCGIVNVSTNQRFLFRIGFAASSTFGELWALVKALEIAIEHEDDKCVLFTDSLAACKIIASENTNNYIAATFHQKLQDSNINKCHIVWIPGHRGLNINELADETAKLAAECGAPLNPKLTPEEGLNKIRTALWNNWNLEFKKISLCKSIKASKLFEDVRIKPWFSKYMFNPQETKIINRLHTARTYDKPFLLKIGAISSDVCNECLDAESTHHTIFDCTKFDALRLKYNLTNRFTDVYDILATKDIDLYKSLVNFIIETNVSI
- the LOC142227434 gene encoding ubiquitin-conjugating enzyme E2Q-like protein 1; translation: MSRSKDKVVSSLRKIFKSNNVSKDENPEEKKNIDADATAKKPAPFPESPGKRMRRMDKKIKPMPMNPTPDFSVRARRLMKEYKEIQKVQSSRNDSVFTVELINDNLYEWYACLHTVDPDSKLAKDMVELNVPFILLHLTFPDNFPFAPPFMRVVEPHIEKGYVMDGGAICMELLTPRGWASAYTVEALLMQFAASLVKGQGRIMRKTKNTKEFSRRRAEEAFRSLVKTHEKYGWVTPSLSDG